The Lentisphaerota bacterium genomic interval GTGGGGATGTCGGAATCGCCTCTGATCGCTTCTGCTTTGCCGGTACGGTAGCGGGAACAGGGTCGGTGTCAAGGATCATAATACGATGAGGCAGGCGGCTGGTTATCTCCAGCATGTCTCGGCACTCAGAGCGGCGTGATCAAGGAAAACCGGATGCGCGAGGGAGAAAAGTCGCCGCTGAGGCCGTCTGGCCTCTTTCGTCGATGATGACGCAATGATCGCCGTCGAGCATGCCAAGGGGCAACTCGCTGCGAAGGAGGCCGCACGGGGTCTTTCGATTCGGGCGACGGCGAGGACGGTGTCCGGACTACAGCCCGTACTCGCGCGGCAGCCACTTCTCGGCGGGCGCCTCGGCGATCATCTCCTCGATGAACCGTCCCTCCTCGGCGGGCATGGACTCGACCGCGGCTTCGATCGCGTCGAGGAAGCCGGCCTCCTTCTCCTCGATCTTGACCCGGCCGGCCTCACGGCCCGAGCGGAGGAGTTCGACCGCCTTCAGCGCCACGGCCTTGCCGGCGGCGTAGTCATCGGGCGCGCCGACGAGCGTGCGGGAGAGTGCGATGACATTGTCGGGGGCGAGGATGAAGGCCTGGGGGTCGAGGCGTGCATCGGAAGCGACGAGCCAGTCGCGCAGCAGACGCGGCTGTCCCGCCTCGGTCGCCTGGTTGAGGAGGCGGCAGTCGTAGACGAGTTGCTCCATATAGCAGGTCGGCGCCATGCCGCCGAGGAGTTTGATGTTCTGGACCGACTCGTTGGACCAGACATCGGCGTAGGCCATGGCGATATTGCCGGGCAGCGTCCCCCCGATTGTTGAAATGAAGATGGTCTCCTAGTCCGTCGATAGACGGCTTGGCCGATAAGGAGACCATCATGGATACGAGGGTGCTGTTGAGGCAGGTGGGGCTTGACAGGATATCGGACATCGGGGCCACGACCTTCAGAGATTTTGTTCGAGACGCGATGCGCGAGATGATCGCGAGAGTGATGGCGGAGGAGGTGCACCAGCTTTGTGGGGCGCGCTATCGTCCGGAAACAGGGGCGCGCCGCTATCGTGCGGGCTCGTCGCCGGGATATGTCTTGCACGATGGCCAGCGCATGGAGGTCGTTCGCCCGCGCGTTCGGGAGCGTACGCCGGCGGAGGCGACGACGGAGGTCAAGCTTGCGACTTATGAGGCGGCGCAAGATCCGACCGTGCTTCAAGGCCATCTGCTGGAAGCGCTGCGCTGTGGAGTAAGCAGCCGGGAGCAGAAGCGGCTGCGTGGAGACCGTACGCCGGGGACGAGCCGCAGCGAGGTCTCGCGGCTTTGGCTTGCGGAGGGGAAGCGCCTGTTGGGCGAGTTCCGTTCCCGCAGGATTGAGCGGGATGATTGGCTGGCGCTGCTTCTGGATGGCCTGGCCTTGGGTGGCGATCTGTTGGCCGTCGTGGCCTTGGGAATTGCGGCCGACGGGACCAAGATGCTCTTGGACTTCGAGATCGGCGCCTCGGAGAACGCGGAGGTGGCCAAGGGACTTCTGGCGCGCCTGCAGGCGAGGAACTTTCGCCCTGCCGCCGGTTGCCGGCTGCTGTCGGTTCTGGATGGATCCGATGCGCTGAAGCAGGCGGTGGTGGCCTACTGGCCAGAGGCGGTAACGCAGCGGTGCCTGGTGCACAAGGAGAGGAATCTGCGGCGCTACCTGCCCAAACGGCACTGGGGAGAGCTGGCCGGGTTGTTCGACCGCCTGCGTAAAGCCCAGGGCGAGAAGGCTGGACGCGAGGCCTTGCGAGCCATCGAGGCTTTCCTGGCCGACAAGAATGCGGCCGCCCTGGCCAGTTTCCACGAGGCGGGCGAAGATCTGATCGCCGTCCATAAACTCGAAGTCCCGGCCACACTCAACGGGAGTCTCTTGAGCACGAATCTGATCGAGAACCCGTTCCGGAATGTCCGGCGCAAGATCGGCCGGGTGACGCGCTGGCGGGCAGAGACCGATCAGCCCTCGCGGTGGCTGTCCTACGCATTGCTGGAGGCGGAGCGTGGCTTTCGCAGAATCAGGCACCATGGCGACCTTCCCCAGCTGGCGGCGGCTCTGAAGCGAAAGGAGTGCGCGGCAGCGGGGTGAGCGCTC includes:
- a CDS encoding IS256 family transposase; its protein translation is MDTRVLLRQVGLDRISDIGATTFRDFVRDAMREMIARVMAEEVHQLCGARYRPETGARRYRAGSSPGYVLHDGQRMEVVRPRVRERTPAEATTEVKLATYEAAQDPTVLQGHLLEALRCGVSSREQKRLRGDRTPGTSRSEVSRLWLAEGKRLLGEFRSRRIERDDWLALLLDGLALGGDLLAVVALGIAADGTKMLLDFEIGASENAEVAKGLLARLQARNFRPAAGCRLLSVLDGSDALKQAVVAYWPEAVTQRCLVHKERNLRRYLPKRHWGELAGLFDRLRKAQGEKAGREALRAIEAFLADKNAAALASFHEAGEDLIAVHKLEVPATLNGSLLSTNLIENPFRNVRRKIGRVTRWRAETDQPSRWLSYALLEAERGFRRIRHHGDLPQLAAALKRKECAAAG